In Microtus ochrogaster isolate Prairie Vole_2 linkage group LG9, MicOch1.0, whole genome shotgun sequence, the following are encoded in one genomic region:
- the LOC102002965 gene encoding LOW QUALITY PROTEIN: olfactory receptor 1094-like (The sequence of the model RefSeq protein was modified relative to this genomic sequence to represent the inferred CDS: substituted 1 base at 1 genomic stop codon) — protein sequence MEXLASAMDGHKIPLQNVTEATMFILLGFTDDFELQVLLFLLFLAIYLFTLIGNFGLVVLVIGDSRLHNPMYYFLSVLSFLDACYSTAVTPKMLVNFLEEDKSISFLGYATQMLLFVTLGTTECFLLAAMAYDRYAAIYNPLLYAVKMSPRVYVTLIIASYSGGVLHGTIHTVATFSLSFCRSNEIRHVFCDIPPLLALSCSDTHTNELLLLYLVGLIEIITILIVLISYGFILFAILNMHSAESRRKVFSTCGSHLTGVSIYHGTILFTYMRPSSSYASSHDMVVSIFYTIVIPMLNPIIYSLRNKDVKEAMKKLWRKFGL from the coding sequence atggaatgATTAGCATCAGCTATGGATGGCCACAAGATTCCCTTACAGAATGTGACAGAAGCTACCATGTTTATACTCTTGGGCTTCACAGATGATTTTGAACTGCAGGTCCTCCTATTTTTACTGTTTCTTGCTATCTATCTTTTCACTCTGATAGGAAACTTTGGACTGGTGGTTTTGGTCATTGGGGATTCTCGATTACACAACCCCATGTACTACTTCCTTAgtgttttgtctttcttggaTGCCTGCTATTCTACAGCTGTTACCCCCAAAATGTTGGTCAACTTCCTGGAAGAAGATAAATCCATCTCATTCCTTGGATATGCAACACAGATGCTTCTCTTTGTTACATTAGGGACCACAGAATGCTTTTTGTTGGCAGCAATGGCATATGACCGCTATGCAGCCATCTACAATCCACTTCTGTATGCAGTGAAGATGTCACCCAGAGTCTATGTGACACTCATTATAGCTTCCTATTCTGGCGGAGTTCTGCATGGTACTATACACACAGTGGCCACTTTCAGTCTGTCCTTCTGCAGATCTAATGAAATTAGGCATGTCTTTTGTGATATTCCACCATTGCTTGCTCTTTCTTGttctgatacacacacaaatgagctTCTACTCTTATACTTGGTGGGCTTGATTGAGATCATTACCATCCTGATTGTTCTCATCTCCTATGGATTCATTCTCTTTGCCATTCTGAACATGCACTCTGCTGAGAGTAGAAGAAAAGTGTTCTCTACATGTGGCTCCCACCTCACTGGAGTGTCTATTTACCATGGGACAATCCTCTTTACTTACATGAGACCAAGTTCCAGCTATGCATCAAGCCATGACATGGTAGTGTCAATATTTTACACAATTGTGATTCCCATGCTGAATCCCATCATCTACAGCCTAAGGAACAAAGATGTAAAAGAGGCAATGAAGAAATTGTGGAGAAAATTTGGTCTATAA